From the Halichoerus grypus chromosome 3, mHalGry1.hap1.1, whole genome shotgun sequence genome, one window contains:
- the LOC144381430 gene encoding endogenous retrovirus group K member 13-1 Env polyprotein-like isoform X1 — protein MMEPAPWGSANIPIYTSPMILSPPWKNLTYLNQDDGTFFNFLHRGDGPYICLGPSPCVNMNWQNWILPGPMVNSSRTQLQRLEAWSLNMTWGNVTFDEFPSFPACPDFTYIGMAYKPFKWQECVGRFAKYYKDLLMWGPYGQFLQNCSEWDVLRCNLSLSYRMPPRNRWNESVVNHRLMAWGDGGIADPRISHQKFPDHIQTHLWKVAAALKTVRLYNGTFSGTAKTASAYNFTIFKEINVTACVPLPYLILIGNFSFNDGISCIKCRLYSCINSSIEFKPGYSLMILQQRSHIWLPVNLERLWAQNPVDALVLEFFRKVLKRTKRLIGIVVAVILSLITVTTLATVSGIALHTSLQTKHFVENWHRDSRDLWLSQTMIDTRLQTQIDVLRQTVSWLGKKVLTIERQIWLRCDWNSTSFCITNLRYNESQHDWSIIQKYLEGNSSVTDMINNLHTNIQEIFGKPFENEDAATLAQSFLKQFEGLDPKGIIQSLGHTAGGIGISLIFVICCFLCMYVCFVRPSRKSIATLWWAFLSKQKKKEGIEANIGM, from the coding sequence ATGATGGAACCTGCACCTTGGGGAAGTgcaaatattcccatttataCCTCCCCGATGATACTTTCACCTCCTTGGAAGAATCTGACTTATCTTAATCAGGATGACGGtaccttttttaatttcctgcataGAGGGGATGGTCCATATATTTGCTTGGGTCCCTCGCCATGTGTAAATATGAATTGGCAGAATTGGATTTTACCTGGACCAATGGTTAATTCCTCTCGCACTCAATTACAGAGGCTTGAGGCATGGTCTCTTAATATGACCTGGGGAAATGTCACCTTTGATGAATTTCCCTCGTTCCCTGCTTGTCCTGATTTTACTTATATTGGAATGGCCTATAAGCCATTTAAATGGCAGGAATGTGTTGGTAGGTTTGCAAAATATTATAAGGATCTGCTTATGTGGGGACCATATggtcaatttttacaaaattgttcaGAGTGGGATGTCTTGCGCTGTAATTTATCCTTGTCTTATAGGATGCCCCCACGGAACCGATGGAATGAATCTGTAGTAAATCATCGATTGATGGCTTGGGGAGATGGCGGCATCGCAGACCCTCGCATATCACATCAAAAATTTCCAGATCATATTCAAACACACTTATGGAAAGTTGCAGCTGCGCTTAAGACTGTCAGACTTTATAATGGAACCTTTTCCGGCACAGCAAAGACTGCGTCGGCTtataatttcaccatttttaaagaaattaatgtaacCGCATGTGTACCTTTACCATATCTAATTTTGAtaggaaattttagttttaatgatggAATTAGCTGTATTAAATGTCGATTGTATTCTTGTATTAATAGTTCTATAGAATTTAAACCaggatattctcttatgattttgcAACAACGCTCTCATATTTGGCTTCCGGTAAATTTAGAACGTCTATGGGCTCAAAATCCAGTGGATGCTCTGGTATTGGAATTtttcaggaaagttttaaaacGAACTAAACGATTGATTGGTATTGTTGTAGCGGTCATTCTAAGTTTAATTACGGTAACCACATTAGCCACTGTTTCTGGAATTGCGTTACATACATCTTTGCAAACtaaacattttgtagaaaattgGCACCGTGATTCACGGGATCTTTGGCTTTCCCAAACTATGATTGATACTCGTTTGCAAACGCAGATAGATGTTCTTAGACAAACTGTTAGTTGGTTAGGGAAGAAGGTTTTAACAATTGAAAGACAAATTTGGTTGCGTTGTGATTGGAATTCCACATCCTTTTGTATTACTAATTTAAGATATAATGAATCTCAACATGATTGGAGTATTATCCAGAAATATTTAGAGGGCAATTCATCGGTGACAGATATGATTAATAATTTGCATACTAATATTcaggagatatttggaaaaccCTTTGAGAATGAGGATGCTGCTACATTGGCTCAGTCGTTTTTGAAGCAATTTGAAGGACTAGACCCGAAGGGAATTATTCAGAGCTTAGGGCATACCGCTGGAGGAATcggaatttcattaatttttgttatatgctgttttctgtgcatgtatgtatgttttgttcGACCTTCCCGGAAGTCTATTGCCACCCTTTGGTGGGCGTttctttctaaacaaaagaaaaaagaaggaattgaggccaacataggcatgtga
- the LOC144381430 gene encoding endogenous retrovirus group K member 13-1 Env polyprotein-like isoform X2, which translates to MPPRNRWNESVVNHRLMAWGDGGIADPRISHQKFPDHIQTHLWKVAAALKTVRLYNGTFSGTAKTASAYNFTIFKEINVTACVPLPYLILIGNFSFNDGISCIKCRLYSCINSSIEFKPGYSLMILQQRSHIWLPVNLERLWAQNPVDALVLEFFRKVLKRTKRLIGIVVAVILSLITVTTLATVSGIALHTSLQTKHFVENWHRDSRDLWLSQTMIDTRLQTQIDVLRQTVSWLGKKVLTIERQIWLRCDWNSTSFCITNLRYNESQHDWSIIQKYLEGNSSVTDMINNLHTNIQEIFGKPFENEDAATLAQSFLKQFEGLDPKGIIQSLGHTAGGIGISLIFVICCFLCMYVCFVRPSRKSIATLWWAFLSKQKKKEGIEANIGM; encoded by the coding sequence ATGCCCCCACGGAACCGATGGAATGAATCTGTAGTAAATCATCGATTGATGGCTTGGGGAGATGGCGGCATCGCAGACCCTCGCATATCACATCAAAAATTTCCAGATCATATTCAAACACACTTATGGAAAGTTGCAGCTGCGCTTAAGACTGTCAGACTTTATAATGGAACCTTTTCCGGCACAGCAAAGACTGCGTCGGCTtataatttcaccatttttaaagaaattaatgtaacCGCATGTGTACCTTTACCATATCTAATTTTGAtaggaaattttagttttaatgatggAATTAGCTGTATTAAATGTCGATTGTATTCTTGTATTAATAGTTCTATAGAATTTAAACCaggatattctcttatgattttgcAACAACGCTCTCATATTTGGCTTCCGGTAAATTTAGAACGTCTATGGGCTCAAAATCCAGTGGATGCTCTGGTATTGGAATTtttcaggaaagttttaaaacGAACTAAACGATTGATTGGTATTGTTGTAGCGGTCATTCTAAGTTTAATTACGGTAACCACATTAGCCACTGTTTCTGGAATTGCGTTACATACATCTTTGCAAACtaaacattttgtagaaaattgGCACCGTGATTCACGGGATCTTTGGCTTTCCCAAACTATGATTGATACTCGTTTGCAAACGCAGATAGATGTTCTTAGACAAACTGTTAGTTGGTTAGGGAAGAAGGTTTTAACAATTGAAAGACAAATTTGGTTGCGTTGTGATTGGAATTCCACATCCTTTTGTATTACTAATTTAAGATATAATGAATCTCAACATGATTGGAGTATTATCCAGAAATATTTAGAGGGCAATTCATCGGTGACAGATATGATTAATAATTTGCATACTAATATTcaggagatatttggaaaaccCTTTGAGAATGAGGATGCTGCTACATTGGCTCAGTCGTTTTTGAAGCAATTTGAAGGACTAGACCCGAAGGGAATTATTCAGAGCTTAGGGCATACCGCTGGAGGAATcggaatttcattaatttttgttatatgctgttttctgtgcatgtatgtatgttttgttcGACCTTCCCGGAAGTCTATTGCCACCCTTTGGTGGGCGTttctttctaaacaaaagaaaaaagaaggaattgaggccaacataggcatgtga